In the Kribbella sp. NBC_00482 genome, one interval contains:
- a CDS encoding DedA family protein — protein MGEPLLIAQAIAIPSGVAVLAYLVVGLVIGVESMGVPLPGETTLIAAALLASQQHHLKIEFVIMAAAAGAIIGDSIGYFIGRKAGRRLFERLGKRFHHFSEDRIVRAEKYFHKYGVWTVFFGRFVALLRIFAGPMAGMLRMHYPRFLVANAAGGIAWATTIGVVAYKIGDNADQIFGRVSVIALIAVAVAAVTLYAVHKVRKRRREQTDSLPEAATESADV, from the coding sequence ATGGGGGAACCTCTGCTGATCGCGCAGGCGATCGCCATCCCTTCCGGGGTGGCCGTGCTGGCCTATCTGGTGGTCGGACTTGTCATCGGCGTGGAGAGCATGGGTGTGCCGCTGCCCGGTGAGACCACGCTCATCGCCGCCGCGCTGCTCGCGTCGCAGCAGCATCATCTGAAGATCGAGTTCGTGATCATGGCCGCCGCGGCGGGCGCGATCATCGGCGACTCGATCGGGTACTTCATCGGCCGCAAGGCCGGCCGCCGGCTCTTCGAACGGCTGGGCAAGCGGTTCCATCACTTCTCCGAGGACCGGATCGTCCGGGCCGAGAAGTACTTCCACAAGTACGGCGTCTGGACGGTGTTCTTCGGCCGCTTCGTCGCGCTGCTGCGGATCTTCGCGGGCCCGATGGCGGGCATGCTGCGGATGCACTACCCGCGCTTCCTGGTCGCGAACGCCGCCGGGGGCATCGCCTGGGCGACCACGATCGGTGTCGTCGCGTACAAGATCGGCGACAACGCCGACCAGATCTTCGGCCGGGTGTCGGTCATCGCACTGATCGCCGTCGCGGTCGCGGCGGTCACGCTGTACGCCGTACACAAGGTCCGCAAGCGCCGCCGGGAGCAGACCGACTCGCTTCCCGAGGCGGCGACCGAGTCAGCGGACGTGTAG
- a CDS encoding carboxymuconolactone decarboxylase family protein, whose product MAFIGTPNVPEMFAANRAPAGHVPNFVHTFAARPAVFEAWKQLSRAIQESMDLRRYELATLAAATALKSSYCSLAHGQILADKFYTAEEVAALVDEPANDPVDRAVMAFARKIALAADTITQEDVDALKALGLTDADVLDVALAAAARAFFSKTLDATGTQPDSAYNGLPDTLRKTLTVGRPIAP is encoded by the coding sequence ATGGCATTCATCGGTACGCCAAACGTCCCGGAGATGTTCGCTGCGAACCGGGCGCCGGCCGGGCACGTGCCCAACTTCGTCCACACGTTCGCCGCACGACCGGCCGTCTTCGAGGCCTGGAAGCAGCTGAGCCGCGCGATCCAGGAGTCCATGGACCTGCGCCGCTACGAGCTCGCCACGCTGGCCGCGGCGACCGCGCTGAAGTCGAGCTACTGCAGTCTCGCGCACGGGCAGATCCTGGCCGACAAGTTCTACACCGCGGAGGAAGTCGCGGCGCTCGTCGACGAGCCCGCGAACGACCCGGTCGACCGCGCGGTGATGGCCTTCGCGCGCAAGATCGCACTCGCCGCCGACACCATCACCCAGGAAGACGTCGACGCGCTGAAAGCACTCGGCCTGACGGATGCCGACGTACTCGACGTAGCGCTCGCGGCCGCCGCCCGGGCCTTCTTCTCCAAGACCCTCGACGCGACCGGCACCCAACCGGACTCGGCGTACAACGGCCTGCCCGACACCCTCCGCAAGACCCTCACAGTCGGCCGCCCGATCGCCCCATAA
- a CDS encoding multicopper oxidase family protein: MKLRSPSRRALIAIAATIVVLAPLGFFWQRSLIPNDLSPMTMGYADYGGGPAAAHHGTDVSQLTGPVDRTPAVAVELVAREERFDLPGRGPMDGYTLNHTSPGPRIVAKQGDLVQVTLRNENVAEGITLHWHGVDVPNAEDGVAGVTQDAIPPGKSYVYRFVAKDAGTYWYHSHQVSHEQVQKGLYGVLIVQPTAADVIAAVHTYDKVRTVNGEYGERRVKAPGPIARVRLINTDNGPMAVWVDGASYKVIAVDGTEVNAPTEVSGKAVLVTAGGRVDLEIPTAKAVRIGLGGGPTTLVIGDGDAPTGTEPRDRVDLLSYGEPKPLGFDPAKATRAFRYDIGRRIGFFDGKPGLWWTINGHQYPDVPMFVVSEGDIVRMTIKNTSGQVHPMHLHGHHVVVLSRDGVRASGSPWRTDSLNVEDKETYEVAFVADNPGIWMDHCHNLPHAAQGLVTHLMYTGVTTKHHLGGTPNNQPE, encoded by the coding sequence GTGAAGCTGCGGTCGCCGTCTCGTCGTGCGCTGATCGCGATCGCAGCGACGATTGTCGTGCTGGCGCCGCTCGGGTTCTTCTGGCAGCGGAGCCTGATCCCGAACGATCTGTCGCCGATGACGATGGGGTACGCCGACTACGGTGGCGGGCCGGCGGCCGCGCATCACGGGACCGATGTCAGCCAGTTGACCGGTCCCGTTGACAGGACGCCTGCTGTCGCGGTGGAGCTCGTGGCGCGCGAGGAGCGGTTCGACCTCCCCGGCCGCGGGCCGATGGACGGCTACACGTTGAACCACACGTCGCCGGGTCCGCGGATCGTCGCGAAACAAGGCGATCTCGTCCAGGTCACACTGCGCAACGAAAACGTTGCCGAGGGCATCACACTGCACTGGCACGGTGTCGACGTACCGAATGCCGAGGACGGTGTCGCGGGTGTCACGCAGGACGCGATCCCGCCGGGCAAGTCGTACGTGTACCGCTTCGTCGCGAAGGACGCCGGCACGTACTGGTACCACTCGCACCAGGTCTCGCACGAGCAGGTGCAGAAGGGTCTGTACGGCGTACTCATCGTCCAGCCCACCGCGGCGGACGTGATCGCGGCGGTGCACACCTATGACAAGGTCCGCACGGTCAACGGTGAGTACGGCGAACGTCGTGTGAAGGCGCCCGGTCCGATCGCGCGGGTGCGGTTGATCAACACCGACAACGGACCGATGGCGGTCTGGGTCGACGGGGCGTCGTACAAGGTGATCGCGGTCGACGGGACCGAGGTGAACGCGCCGACAGAGGTGAGCGGGAAGGCGGTGCTCGTCACCGCGGGCGGCCGGGTCGACCTCGAGATCCCCACGGCGAAAGCGGTGCGGATCGGGCTCGGCGGCGGACCGACGACGCTGGTGATCGGCGACGGTGACGCGCCGACCGGGACCGAGCCGCGGGACCGGGTCGACCTGCTGAGTTATGGGGAACCGAAGCCGCTCGGGTTCGATCCTGCGAAGGCGACCCGGGCGTTCCGGTACGACATCGGCCGGCGGATCGGGTTCTTCGACGGGAAACCCGGGCTGTGGTGGACGATCAACGGGCATCAGTACCCGGATGTGCCGATGTTCGTGGTGAGCGAGGGCGACATCGTGCGGATGACGATCAAGAACACCTCAGGGCAGGTGCACCCGATGCACCTGCACGGCCATCACGTCGTCGTGCTGAGTCGTGACGGGGTGCGCGCTTCAGGGAGCCCGTGGCGGACGGACTCCCTCAACGTCGAGGACAAGGAGACCTACGAGGTCGCCTTCGTGGCGGACAACCCAGGCATCTGGATGGACCACTGCCACAACCTTCCGCATGCCGCCCAAGGCCTTGTCACGCACCTGATGTACACAGGCGTCACTACGAAACACCACCTCGGCGGCACCCCGAACAATCAGCCCGAGTAG